The DNA region AGCGCGTCCTGCGAGAAGTCGGTTGTGCGATGATCGGGCAGACCGCCGAGATGGCTCCGCTCGACCGGCGTCTTTACGCACTGCGGGACGTGACAGGGACGGTCCCGATCCGTCCGCTGATCGCCGCGAGCATCATGAGTAAAAAACTCGCGGAAGGACTGACCGGGCTGGTGCTCGACGTCAAGGTCGGCGCGGGAGCGTTCATTCCGGAAGAGGATCGGGCGCTCGAGCTCGCGCAGACGATGGTCTGTATCGGTGTGGGGCGCGGTCTACCCACCGTGGCGCTACTCACCGCGATGGACCGCCCGCTCGGGTGCGCGATCGGCAATGCCCTCGAGACGGCCGAGGCGATCCTGTGCCTCAGGGGCGAGGGGCCGGCCGACCTCCGTGCGATCGTGCGACTCCTGGCCGTCGAGATGCTGCGGCTCGCGGAGCCGACGCTCGCTGAGCAAGCAGCCCTGTCGCGTGTCGAGTCGGCTCTCGACTCAGGGGCCGCGCTCGAGCGGCTGGTCCGCCTCGTGGAAGCCCAGGGCGGAGATACCCGCGTGATCGATGCTCCGGAGCGACTCGAGACCGCTTCCGAGAGAATCGACGTGGTGGCGGCGACCGGGGGCACCGTTCTCCAGGTCGCGCCGAGGATGCTCGGGGACGGGGTTGTCGCGCTCGGCGGCGGGCGCACACACATGGATCGGAAGCCGGATCTGAGCGTCGGCTTCCACATGCGCGTGCAGCCGGGTGACGAGGTGTCCACCGGCGACCTGCTCGCGACCGTGCACGCCAGGGACGCCGAGGGCGCACGCACGGGCGAGGAAGTGGTACGCCGTGCCGTGACGGTGGGTGAAGTCGGCGAAGGCCCCGAGTTACGCCGGCTCGTATCTCACCGGGTCGACGAACACGGCGTGGTCTCGCTTTGAGTTACCGGTGAGCTACCGGCGGATTCGAGGAACCCTGAAGCGCCTGTCCGACCGGTCGCAGAACTCGGTGGGCTCCGTACCCGGGATGTAGTACTCGAGGTACTGATTCGCTTCGTCGCACCAGCGCGAAGCGAGCTTTCCGGTCTTTCGATCTACGAGAACGGTGTTCAGCCCCGAGACGACCGGCCAACCCTCCGGAACCGGCAGCAGAGGAGGCTGAGCCTCCACTCCCTTCTCCTCGTCGCCCTCGACGCCGATGTACACGCGCCGCATGAATGCACCCCAGACTGGCCCGGCGAGCCCGCCCCCTGTGGCCTGGCGCTTGCCCGGGCCCAACTCGAAGATCGGGACCGGGCGGTCCATGCCGAACCACACAGTCGCGACCAAAGTCGGTGTGAAGCCATTGAACCAGACGTCGGTGCCGTCGTTGGTCGTGCCGGTCTTCCCCGCCGCTCGAACGTTGGAAGGAAGACCGCCTACGACCCGAACAGCCCGGGCTCCTGTCCCACGCACCACCACGTCTTCGAGCATCGAGATCATGATCCGCGCGACGAGGCTGTCGAGAACCTGCGTCCGCTCGGGTTGTGGCTCCCAGAGCACGTTCCCTTGCGAGTCCTCGACGCGAATGATGGGGAAGGGCCGAACCTTGGTCCCGAGGTTCGGATAGGTGGAATACGCCTCCACGACCTGGAGCTGGATGACCTCCGCGGCTCCGATCGTCGTCGACGGGAAGCGCTCGATCTCGGTCCGGATCCCCATACGGCGCGCGGTCTGCGCGACGGTCTCGATGCCCACTTCTTCCCAGCCGAGCTTGATGGCGATCATGTTCACCGAGTTGACCAGCCCTTCGCGGATCGTCATCGGCCCCTTGAACTCAGGGACGAAGTTCGAGGGCCGCCAGTCTTGGCCGCTCACCTGGGGGTATACCACCGGCGAGTCGACGATGACGTACGACGCCGGAATCCCGCTCGCGATCGCCGCCGTGTATACGAACGGCTTGAAGGAGGAGCCCGCCTGCCGCTGGGCGAGCCGGGCCCGGTCGAACTGGGACTGCTGGTAGTCGCGACCGCCGATCAGCGCTTTCACGTGCCCCGTGACCGGATCGAGAGCGACGAAAGCGCCCTGCAGGTATGGCGTCGAGCCCGGGAAGGCCCGCACGGTATCGAACGCCGAGAAATGGGGGTGCTTGAAGTCGCTGTCCCCCTCGATGGCCGCCCACCCTTCCTCCATCGAGGCTCGCGCGGCCCGCTGCATGTCGATGTCGAGCGTGGTGAAGACGCGCAGGCCCCTCCGGTAGATCTCGGCACCGAAGCGATCGTGCAGGATCTGACGCACCCACTCCTCGAAGTAGGGTGCGACGGACGTCACGGTCCCTGACGGCGCCGTATCGGGCAGTGGGAAGCGCTTCCAGCGCTCGGCCTCGTCCACCGTGAGGTAGCCCTCGTCGGCCATTCGTGTCAGCACGAGGTCGCGCCGACCCTTCGCGCGCTCGGGATGCCGGAACGGGTCGAAACGCGCAGGCACGTTCAGGATCGCCGCCAGTAGTGCAGCCTCGGCGACGTTCAGGTCGGTGACGTTCTTACCGAGATAGTTTTGCGCCGCGTTTTGGAAGCCGTACCCGCGTCCCATGTAGATCTCGTTCAGGTACGCCTCCAGGATCTGGTCCTTCGTATAGGAGCGCTCCAGGTCGCGCGCGACCTGCACTTCCTTGATCTTGCGAATGTACCGCCGTTCGAAGCCGATTTCGTCGAAGAGGTTGCGCGCGAGCTGCTGCGTGATGGTGGAGCCGCCACCGAGGTTGCGGAACGTGAGCACGCCGAACGCCGCGCGCGCGATGCCGATGGGATCGAAGCCTCCGTGCTCGTAAAAGCGCTTGTCCTCGATCGCGACCACCGCGTGTGGCACGTACTCGGGCATGGCGTGGATCGAGACCGGTGAGCGGCGCTCGTAACCGATCTCGGCGATCTGTCGGCCGTCGAACGAGAGCAGCTTGCTCGTCTGCTCGAGCTCGAACGTTCGGATCCGAGCGATGGAGGGGCATCCGTCGCCGGCGCATATGTTCTGCCAGGAGCCCCAGATTCCGCCTGTCGCGCCGGCGGTCAGGAAGACACCACCCATGAGGTAGGCTCGGGGGAACCACAGCTTGCCGAGCAGGGCCTTTGCGCCTCCGCCCGGGTTCGTCTCGGTCTTCGGCCTTGCTCTCGCCATCAGTGCGGATTCCGTCGGAATGAGTATCTGTCCGGGACCGATGCAAGCGGAATGCCAACCCCGTCCGCCCGATCAAACTAGCTCAAGCTCGGGTCACGCCTCAAGCACGATCGTGGCAAGATCGTACCGAACGACGAAAGCCACCGTGGCGACATGGCTAATCGACGCTTGACTTTCGTGCGGTGCGCCCCGAATTTTCGCCTACCAGGAGTGTTCTGGTCAAGAAGTAAGGCTCCTTTGGGTGGTGTGTTGGGTGGTGTGGGGGCGGGAGCCCCGGTAGTACCCGTTGCCCGGAGTTGAGCTATTGAAGCCTTTTCCGTTCGAAACCCTCCGACAGGCTCAGAACGTGATCGAACCGTCGGCCGCGAAAGGCCGAGGGATTGTCGTGGTATTTGGCGTCCGGCCCACGAGGGCCAGGGCGTTTTTCGTGCGCGGTGGGTCTTTAGATTACCCGACGCGCTCTTCCCAACCCCCGAGGAGGCACCCGATGAAACTTTGGGGTAAGTGCATTCCGATTTTGGCAGGGGCGGCGCTGGTCTGCGCTGTCTCGGCCGCGCCCGCGCAAGCGCAGGCGACCGGTACCATCGCCGGTACCGTCGTCGACGCCACGAGCGGTCGCACCCTGGAAACAGCCCAGGTCTACATTCCTGCCCTGAACATGGGCGGACTGTCGAACCGGCAGGGTCGGTTCCTCATCCTCAACGTGCCGACCGGCGCGCACGAGCTGCGCACCGAGATAATCGGCTACTCCTCGGGCACCGAGACTATTACGGTGACCGCGGGTCAGACGACCACAGTGGAGATTCAGTTGAACGCCACAGCCCTGCGTCTGCAGGAGCTCGTGGTGACCGGCGTGGCAGGTGCGACGCCGCGCATCAAGCTGCCGTTCACGGTGGAGAAGCTGGACTTCACGGACATGCCCGTGCCGGCGCCGTCGGCCGATGCCCTTCTTCAAGGCAAGATCGCGGGCGTGAAGGTCCAGAGTAGCGGCGGCAAGCCGGGCGACGCGTCGCAGATCATGCTGCGTGGACCGACGTCGATCAACACTTCCGGTAGTACCCGGAGTAACGGACCGTTGGTGATCATCGACGGTGTCATCACCGACAATACGATGGCGGACATCGACGCGCTCGACGTCGAGTCGATCGAGATCGTGAAGGGCGCCGCGGCGGCCTCGCTCTACGGCTCACGCGCATCGAACGGCGTGATCAACATCCGGACGCGTCGCGGTGCGGGCCTGCGCATCGACCAGTCGCGCATCACCGTGCGCAACGAGTATGGCGAGGGGAGCCTCGTGGGCAGGATCGACCTGTCGCTGGAGCACCCCTTCAAGCAGGACGCGTCGGGGAACTACCTCGATTCGGACGGCAACATCATCGACTTCAACGACCCGAGCACGGGTAATCCGACGCTCGACGACGGTGGTACGCCCGACACCGCGTTCCAGGACAACCCCTACACGGGTACGCTCTACGACCAGCTCGATCGTTTCTTCGATCCCGGTCGGTCCTACACCAACTACATTGCTGTCGAAGGCCGCACGGGTGTGACGAACTATCGCGCGTCGTTCTCCAACAGCGCAGAAGCTGGTGTCATCCAAGGGAACGACGGCTTCGACCGGCGCACGTTCCGCCTCAACCTGGATCACCAGGTTCGCGACAACTTCGACATCGCGTTGAACACGTACTACGTGAAGTCGCACCAGGACGAGTCCTTGGGTAACGCGTTCTTCAACATCACGTTCATGGGCCCGCAGATCGATCTCGCGAAGCGGAACCCGAACGACCAGCAGTGCCGGCTCGCCAAGAAGCTGGGCGGCTGCCTCTTCATCAACCCGGACCCGCGTTCCAACCAGGACAACCCGCTCTACCCGATCGAGAACCTCGACCGGAACGACGACCGTCAGCGCTTCATGGCTGCGGTGGACGCGCGCTGGTCCCCGGCGTCGTGGTTCGACCTCGAAGCCAACTACAGCGTCGACCGGTTCGACTTCCACCGGCTCAACATCACGCCGCTGAACTACGCGAACTCGCAGGAGGGTCCCAACGACGACATCGTCCGTGACAAGGGTCAATTGTATCGTCGGAACGACCTGGACAACGACATCAACGCGTCGATCACGGCTTCGTTCAACCGCGCGTTCGGTGACCTCACCTCGCGCACCAAGATCCGCTATCTGCTCGAGGACCAGCACAGCGAGAGGTACGACGTCACCGGTGACGACTTCACGGTCGGCAACGTCTTTTCCTTGGACAACATCGCCGGTGGCACGAGTGGTTTTTCGGAAATCAGCGACGTCGTGTCGCAGGGGTACTTCTTCATCAGCGCGCTCGACTACCAGGGCAAGTACATGGGTGACTTCCTGGTCCGCCGTG from Gemmatimonadota bacterium includes:
- a CDS encoding SusC/RagA family TonB-linked outer membrane protein — translated: MKLWGKCIPILAGAALVCAVSAAPAQAQATGTIAGTVVDATSGRTLETAQVYIPALNMGGLSNRQGRFLILNVPTGAHELRTEIIGYSSGTETITVTAGQTTTVEIQLNATALRLQELVVTGVAGATPRIKLPFTVEKLDFTDMPVPAPSADALLQGKIAGVKVQSSGGKPGDASQIMLRGPTSINTSGSTRSNGPLVIIDGVITDNTMADIDALDVESIEIVKGAAAASLYGSRASNGVINIRTRRGAGLRIDQSRITVRNEYGEGSLVGRIDLSLEHPFKQDASGNYLDSDGNIIDFNDPSTGNPTLDDGGTPDTAFQDNPYTGTLYDQLDRFFDPGRSYTNYIAVEGRTGVTNYRASFSNSAEAGVIQGNDGFDRRTFRLNLDHQVRDNFDIALNTYYVKSHQDESLGNAFFNITFMGPQIDLAKRNPNDQQCRLAKKLGGCLFINPDPRSNQDNPLYPIENLDRNDDRQRFMAAVDARWSPASWFDLEANYSVDRFDFHRLNITPLNYANSQEGPNDDIVRDKGQLYRRNDLDNDINASITASFNRAFGDLTSRTKIRYLLEDQHSERYDVTGDDFTVGNVFSLDNIAGGTSGFSEISDVVSQGYFFISALDYQGKYMGDFLVRRDGSSLFGPKERWQTYFRASAAWRLAQEDWWPIDAIDEFKFRYSIGTAGGRPRFEAQYETYRVSAGVITPRTLGNTQLKPELSTEQEWGFETVFYGKYALTAVYVQNKIEDQLLNVPLSARSGGFSSQWQNAGTLESTTFEGTLEAAVIDRPDMSWTTRVNWDRTRQEITFLNRPAYRGTDEFSATYIREGESLGTFYGDRWASNCAGMPDGTDCSQFQTNDDGYFVYVGAGNSYTDGIAKGLWGTTGPNGEKWGRPIKEADENGLEFLRLGSSVPDFNLNWGNTIRVGNLQVNVLFDGEFGADKYNGTRQWAMREWRHGEADQSAKTDGNKKPVGYYSDLYNVNADNNHYVEDGTYIKLREVALRYTLDRSLLERLGGGLGLESAAISLTGRNVFTWTDYQGYDPEVGGIISGADAYQYPNFRTVTAVLELFF
- a CDS encoding PBP1A family penicillin-binding protein; this translates as MARARPKTETNPGGGAKALLGKLWFPRAYLMGGVFLTAGATGGIWGSWQNICAGDGCPSIARIRTFELEQTSKLLSFDGRQIAEIGYERRSPVSIHAMPEYVPHAVVAIEDKRFYEHGGFDPIGIARAAFGVLTFRNLGGGSTITQQLARNLFDEIGFERRYIRKIKEVQVARDLERSYTKDQILEAYLNEIYMGRGYGFQNAAQNYLGKNVTDLNVAEAALLAAILNVPARFDPFRHPERAKGRRDLVLTRMADEGYLTVDEAERWKRFPLPDTAPSGTVTSVAPYFEEWVRQILHDRFGAEIYRRGLRVFTTLDIDMQRAARASMEEGWAAIEGDSDFKHPHFSAFDTVRAFPGSTPYLQGAFVALDPVTGHVKALIGGRDYQQSQFDRARLAQRQAGSSFKPFVYTAAIASGIPASYVIVDSPVVYPQVSGQDWRPSNFVPEFKGPMTIREGLVNSVNMIAIKLGWEEVGIETVAQTARRMGIRTEIERFPSTTIGAAEVIQLQVVEAYSTYPNLGTKVRPFPIIRVEDSQGNVLWEPQPERTQVLDSLVARIMISMLEDVVVRGTGARAVRVVGGLPSNVRAAGKTGTTNDGTDVWFNGFTPTLVATVWFGMDRPVPIFELGPGKRQATGGGLAGPVWGAFMRRVYIGVEGDEEKGVEAQPPLLPVPEGWPVVSGLNTVLVDRKTGKLASRWCDEANQYLEYYIPGTEPTEFCDRSDRRFRVPRIRR
- a CDS encoding thymidine phosphorylase, with amino-acid sequence MIPSRVIEQKRDGGAIDGRTLEAFLRAFLEGSVQDYQMSAFLMAAFHQGFDAEETEVFVRAMLESGTVLDLSHLAGPRIDKHSTGGVGDKVSIALAPLVAALGIFVPMMSGRGLGHTAGTLDKLEAIPGFRTDLSLDEFQRVLREVGCAMIGQTAEMAPLDRRLYALRDVTGTVPIRPLIAASIMSKKLAEGLTGLVLDVKVGAGAFIPEEDRALELAQTMVCIGVGRGLPTVALLTAMDRPLGCAIGNALETAEAILCLRGEGPADLRAIVRLLAVEMLRLAEPTLAEQAALSRVESALDSGAALERLVRLVEAQGGDTRVIDAPERLETASERIDVVAATGGTVLQVAPRMLGDGVVALGGGRTHMDRKPDLSVGFHMRVQPGDEVSTGDLLATVHARDAEGARTGEEVVRRAVTVGEVGEGPELRRLVSHRVDEHGVVSL